A window of the Bradyrhizobium ottawaense genome harbors these coding sequences:
- a CDS encoding Nramp family divalent metal transporter, producing the protein MDARTPELHPLTVPASAAGWRADAAADVQRSLPEVNATVPVPIFGGHWVRRLLAFVGPGYLVSVGYMDPGNWATDLAGGSKFGYTLLSVILLSNLMAILLQALAARLGIATDRDLAQACRASFSKPVNLLLWFACEAAIIACDLAEVIGTAIALKLLFGIPLIGGALITALDAFLLLLLMNKGFRFLEAFVIALLVVIAVCFGIQIAAAAPPVAAMLRGFVPSPEIVTNPEMLYIAIGIIGATVMPHNLYLHSSIVQTRAYERSEEGRRDAIKWATTDSTIALMLALFINAAILIVAAATFHSSGHSDVAEIGQAFELLSPLLGLGIASTLFAVALLASGLNSTVTATLAGQIVMEGFLHLRLPNWARRLVTRGIAIVPVVIITALYGERGTADLLVFSQVVLSMQLPFAVIPLVRFVSDPNKMGQFAISRSVAILAWIVAGIIVALNLKLLFDALFG; encoded by the coding sequence ATGGATGCACGAACCCCCGAATTGCACCCTCTGACCGTGCCTGCGAGCGCCGCCGGCTGGCGCGCGGATGCGGCGGCGGATGTCCAGCGCAGCCTGCCGGAGGTCAATGCGACCGTCCCGGTCCCCATCTTTGGCGGCCATTGGGTGCGGCGGCTGCTGGCCTTCGTCGGCCCCGGCTATCTGGTCTCGGTCGGCTACATGGACCCCGGCAACTGGGCGACCGATCTCGCGGGCGGCTCGAAGTTTGGCTACACGCTGCTGTCGGTGATCCTGCTGTCGAACCTGATGGCGATCCTGCTGCAGGCGCTGGCGGCCCGGCTCGGCATCGCCACCGACCGCGACCTGGCGCAGGCCTGCCGCGCCAGCTTTTCGAAGCCGGTGAACCTGCTGCTGTGGTTCGCCTGCGAAGCCGCCATCATTGCCTGCGACCTCGCCGAGGTGATCGGCACGGCGATCGCGCTGAAACTGCTGTTCGGCATTCCCCTGATCGGCGGCGCGCTGATCACAGCCCTCGACGCCTTCCTGCTGCTGCTGTTGATGAACAAGGGCTTTCGTTTTCTCGAAGCCTTCGTCATTGCGCTGCTGGTCGTGATCGCGGTCTGCTTCGGTATTCAGATTGCCGCTGCCGCACCACCAGTCGCTGCGATGCTGCGCGGCTTTGTGCCGTCGCCGGAGATCGTCACCAATCCCGAGATGCTCTACATCGCGATCGGCATCATCGGCGCCACCGTGATGCCGCATAATCTCTATCTGCATTCCTCGATCGTGCAGACCCGCGCCTATGAACGATCAGAGGAAGGCCGCCGCGACGCCATCAAATGGGCGACGACGGACTCCACCATCGCGCTGATGCTGGCGCTGTTCATCAACGCCGCGATCCTGATCGTCGCCGCCGCGACCTTCCATTCCAGCGGCCATTCCGATGTCGCCGAAATCGGTCAGGCGTTCGAGCTGCTGTCGCCGCTGCTCGGCCTCGGCATCGCCTCGACGCTGTTTGCCGTCGCGCTCTTGGCCTCGGGCCTCAACTCGACCGTGACCGCGACGCTGGCGGGCCAGATCGTGATGGAAGGCTTTCTGCACCTGCGGCTGCCGAACTGGGCGCGACGGCTGGTCACCCGCGGCATCGCCATCGTGCCGGTGGTGATCATCACCGCGCTCTATGGCGAGCGCGGCACCGCAGATCTTCTGGTGTTCAGCCAGGTCGTGCTGTCGATGCAATTGCCGTTCGCCGTGATCCCGCTGGTGCGGTTCGTGTCCGATCCGAACAAGATGGGGCAATTCGCGATCTCGCGCTCCGTCGCGATACTGGCCTGGATCGTCGCAGGCATTATCGTCGCGCTCAACCTGAAGCTGCTGTTCGATGCGCTCTTTGGCTGA
- a CDS encoding arginyltransferase, whose amino-acid sequence MTQHSRDTPQFYLTAPSPCPYLPGRHERKVFTHLVGDKAGDLNDLLTHGGFRRSQSIAYRPACDQCRACVSIRVIANEFRPSRNFRKILARNADVIGEQRSAVPTSEQYSVFRAYLDRRHRHGGMADMTVLDYAMMVEDSHVETRIIEYRKRGIDSGITGRGDELVAVALTDVLSDGLSMVYSFFEPSEQNRSLGTFMILDHITRARRLGLPYVYLGYWIEGSKKMDYKGRFLPQQRLAPSGWLRVDATGGEGLAEPQD is encoded by the coding sequence GTGACCCAGCACTCCCGTGACACCCCGCAATTCTACCTGACGGCGCCCTCGCCGTGCCCATATTTGCCGGGCCGGCACGAGCGCAAGGTGTTCACGCATCTGGTCGGCGACAAGGCCGGCGACCTCAACGACCTCTTGACCCATGGCGGCTTCCGCCGCAGCCAGTCGATCGCCTACCGCCCGGCCTGCGACCAGTGCCGCGCCTGCGTGTCGATCCGGGTCATCGCCAACGAGTTCCGCCCGTCGCGCAATTTCCGCAAGATCCTGGCGCGCAATGCCGACGTCATCGGCGAGCAGCGCAGCGCGGTGCCGACGTCGGAGCAGTATTCGGTGTTCCGCGCCTATCTCGACAGGCGCCATCGCCATGGCGGCATGGCCGACATGACCGTGCTCGACTACGCGATGATGGTGGAAGACAGCCATGTCGAAACCCGCATCATCGAATACCGCAAGCGCGGCATCGACTCCGGCATTACCGGCCGCGGCGACGAGCTGGTCGCGGTGGCGCTGACCGACGTGCTCAGCGACGGGCTGTCGATGGTGTATTCGTTCTTCGAGCCGTCGGAGCAGAACCGCTCGCTCGGCACCTTCATGATCCTCGACCACATCACCCGCGCCCGAAGGCTCGGTCTGCCTTACGTCTATCTCGGCTACTGGATCGAAGGCTCCAAGAAGATGGACTACAAGGGCCGCTTCCTGCCGCAGCAGCGGCTGGCGCCCTCCGGCTGGCTGCGCGTCGATGCGACCGGCGGCGAAGGGTTGGCCGAGCCGCAGGATTAG
- a CDS encoding RDD family protein has translation MSYGGSGNDGGASNAGGAPAHAFDPYLQPELFRGVLTRRVFAFLIDLVVLSIPVILGYLFIAVFGLITLGLGWALFWLAWPATVVWAIVYYGASIGGPHSATMGMRVMDLELRTWYGQPGYFVLGATHAVLFWVSVSFLSPLVLLVGLFNGRRRLLHDIILGTVVINSSIRTQVAPAARSY, from the coding sequence ATGTCTTATGGCGGTTCGGGTAACGACGGCGGCGCCTCAAATGCTGGCGGCGCCCCTGCGCATGCGTTCGATCCTTATTTGCAGCCGGAACTGTTTCGCGGCGTGCTAACGCGGCGGGTGTTTGCGTTCCTGATCGACCTCGTGGTGCTGTCGATCCCGGTCATCCTCGGCTACCTCTTCATCGCCGTGTTCGGCCTGATCACGCTCGGGCTCGGCTGGGCGCTGTTCTGGCTGGCGTGGCCGGCTACCGTGGTCTGGGCCATCGTCTATTACGGCGCCTCGATCGGCGGGCCGCATTCGGCCACCATGGGCATGCGCGTGATGGATCTGGAGCTGCGCACCTGGTACGGGCAGCCCGGCTATTTCGTGCTCGGAGCCACCCACGCCGTGCTGTTCTGGGTCTCGGTCTCGTTCCTGTCGCCGCTGGTGCTGCTGGTCGGCCTGTTCAACGGCCGCCGCCGGCTGCTGCACGACATCATCCTGGGAACCGTGGTTATCAACAGTTCGATCCGCACCCAGGTCGCACCTGCCGCGCGCTCTTATTGA
- a CDS encoding DUF6151 family protein → MSTYRKGSSMGDQVELRCRCGEVRALVSGASPRTVSRVVCYCDDCQAFAHQLDRADLLNSQGGSDIVQLAPASLAFLQGQHRIVGLRLAPKGLFRWYASCCNTPVGNTLTPAIPFVGIVAQAFDHATHRADDVFGPPTGAILGKYAIGTPPPGSTGLNLPLLLRAIGKVLGWRLRGKAWPHPFFKKGKGEPAYPVTVLSREEREALRPLCGPNPAAGAAR, encoded by the coding sequence TTGAGTACTTACCGAAAGGGCAGTTCGATGGGCGATCAGGTGGAATTGCGTTGCCGCTGCGGCGAAGTCCGGGCGCTGGTCTCGGGTGCCTCGCCACGGACGGTCAGTCGCGTGGTTTGCTATTGCGACGACTGCCAGGCCTTTGCCCACCAGCTCGACCGCGCCGATCTGCTCAATTCGCAAGGCGGCAGCGACATTGTCCAGCTCGCGCCGGCTTCCCTCGCGTTCCTGCAGGGGCAGCACCGCATCGTCGGACTGCGGCTGGCGCCGAAGGGCCTGTTCCGGTGGTACGCAAGCTGCTGCAATACCCCCGTCGGCAACACGCTCACGCCGGCTATTCCCTTCGTCGGAATCGTCGCGCAGGCTTTCGACCATGCGACGCACCGGGCCGACGACGTCTTCGGGCCGCCGACCGGCGCAATTCTCGGGAAGTACGCGATCGGCACGCCGCCGCCGGGCTCGACCGGCCTCAACCTTCCGCTGCTGTTGCGTGCCATCGGCAAGGTGCTCGGCTGGCGCCTGCGCGGAAAAGCCTGGCCGCACCCGTTCTTCAAGAAAGGCAAGGGCGAGCCGGCCTATCCCGTCACCGTGTTGTCGCGGGAAGAGCGCGAGGCGCTCCGCCCGTTATGCGGACCGAATCCCGCCGCCGGGGCGGCACGTTGA
- the hemB gene encoding porphobilinogen synthase, whose product MAIKFGRPIEMRDTPRRPTALSSQPLDLVTRPRRNRKAEWARRLVRENVLTTDDLIWPLFVVDGHNTRTPVASMPGVDRITVDQAVRDAERAAKLNIPCIALFPYTEASLRDEHGSEALNPDNLVCQSVRAIKKEFPDIGILCDVALDPFTSHGHDGLIEDGRILNDETVAVLVRQALVQAEAGCDIIAPSDMMDGRVGAIRDALDEAGFLDVQIMAYAAKYASAFYGPFRDAIGSAKTLTGDKRTYQMDSANSDEALREVELDLAEGADMVMVKPGMPYLDIVRRVKDTFAVPTFVYQVSGEYAMIAGAANNGWIDGERAMMESLVGFKRAGADGILTYFAPVAAEKLKAER is encoded by the coding sequence ATGGCGATCAAATTCGGGCGTCCGATCGAAATGCGCGACACGCCCCGGCGGCCGACCGCCCTCTCCTCGCAGCCGCTCGACCTGGTCACGCGTCCCCGCCGCAACCGCAAGGCCGAATGGGCCAGGCGGCTGGTGCGCGAAAACGTGCTGACCACCGACGACCTGATCTGGCCGCTGTTCGTGGTCGACGGCCACAATACCCGTACCCCCGTCGCTTCCATGCCCGGCGTCGACCGCATCACCGTCGACCAGGCGGTGCGCGATGCCGAGCGCGCGGCGAAGCTCAACATCCCCTGCATCGCGCTGTTTCCCTATACCGAAGCGTCCTTGCGCGACGAGCACGGCTCCGAGGCGCTCAACCCCGACAATCTGGTCTGCCAGTCGGTGCGCGCGATCAAGAAGGAATTCCCCGACATCGGCATACTCTGCGACGTGGCGCTGGATCCCTTCACCAGCCACGGCCATGACGGGCTGATCGAGGACGGCAGGATCCTCAACGACGAGACGGTCGCGGTGCTGGTGCGGCAGGCGCTGGTGCAGGCCGAGGCCGGCTGCGACATCATCGCTCCGTCAGACATGATGGACGGCCGCGTCGGCGCCATCCGCGACGCGCTGGACGAGGCCGGCTTCCTCGACGTGCAGATCATGGCCTATGCGGCCAAATACGCGTCAGCCTTCTACGGGCCGTTCCGCGACGCCATCGGTTCTGCGAAAACGCTGACCGGCGACAAGCGCACCTATCAGATGGACAGCGCCAATTCCGACGAAGCGCTGCGCGAGGTCGAGCTCGACCTCGCCGAGGGCGCCGACATGGTGATGGTGAAGCCGGGGATGCCCTATCTCGACATCGTCCGCCGCGTGAAGGACACGTTCGCGGTGCCGACCTTCGTCTACCAGGTGTCCGGCGAATACGCGATGATCGCGGGCGCCGCCAACAACGGCTGGATTGACGGCGAGCGCGCGATGATGGAAAGCCTCGTCGGCTTCAAGCGCGCCGGCGCCGACGGGATCTTGACGTATTTTGCGCCTGTCGCGGCGGAGAAGCTCAAGGCGGAGAGGTAA